Proteins co-encoded in one Halorussus lipolyticus genomic window:
- a CDS encoding PrkA family serine protein kinase yields the protein MDPDEAPDGQAFIEAADRELRETYEEPKRLEEFVDEAFRNPTVAAHASKYLLEAIESMGTRTVIEEGEEKQRYLFFDDPANDGEHAILGNTEVLNAFVDDLRSIAAERGKAEKIIWFDGPTATGKSELKRCLVNGLREFSKTEAGRRYTIEWNIASATDARGLSYGEERAAADEENWFQSPVQANPLTVFPGEVRERILGQINEGVADHIDVKVDSALDPFSREAYDYLEEQYRRTGEDDLFSAITDENHLRVKNYVVDIGRGIGVLHSEDSGPPKERLVGSWMRGMLQELDSRGRKNPQAFSYDGVLSQGNGLLTIVEDAAQHADLLQKLLNVPDEKTVKLDKGIQMDIDTQLLIISNPDLEAQLNQHAEAGGADPLKALKRRLDRRRFKYLTNLSLEAELIRRELTNETDVWKADSYDELENLIREPLSVSVRKDEEGAGVGERELAPHAIEAAALYSVVTRLDGEDVPAGLDLVDKAKLFDRGYLLDGDDRLDKDDFEFSDDPDDGEQGIPVTYTRDVIADLLNDESDRHHAEFPVEEVIMPRDILNAMAEDLTGAPVFSTAERTEYENRLVPVKNHIFQQQEEDVLDAIMADKRVDEETVEEYIEHVYAWATDEQVENDRGERVEPDALKMKVFETDHLGRFSPESYGPAHEPSPAVEEFRRNKVITALNRHAWENRDEDFAVTDIDPKEIPIIKTVLANYDWDDVRRVYEDFDPNQWADPPSNTETAKVKAETVKNMVEMFGYTEASAELTSQHVMGQVSYKWD from the coding sequence CTGGACCCCGACGAGGCCCCCGACGGACAGGCGTTCATCGAGGCCGCCGACCGGGAACTCCGGGAGACCTACGAGGAGCCAAAGCGTCTCGAGGAGTTCGTGGACGAGGCCTTCCGGAACCCGACCGTCGCGGCCCACGCCAGCAAGTACCTGCTGGAAGCCATCGAGTCGATGGGCACCCGGACCGTCATCGAGGAGGGCGAGGAGAAACAGCGCTACCTGTTCTTCGACGACCCCGCCAACGACGGCGAACACGCGATACTGGGCAACACCGAAGTCCTGAACGCCTTCGTGGACGACCTGCGGTCCATCGCGGCCGAGCGAGGCAAGGCCGAGAAAATCATCTGGTTCGACGGCCCGACCGCGACCGGCAAGTCCGAGTTGAAGCGGTGTCTGGTCAACGGCCTTCGGGAGTTCTCGAAGACCGAGGCGGGCAGGCGCTACACCATCGAGTGGAACATCGCCAGCGCCACCGACGCCCGAGGACTGAGTTACGGCGAGGAGCGCGCCGCGGCGGACGAGGAAAACTGGTTTCAGAGTCCGGTGCAGGCCAATCCCCTGACGGTGTTCCCCGGAGAGGTCCGCGAGCGAATCCTCGGCCAAATCAACGAGGGGGTCGCCGACCACATCGACGTGAAGGTCGATAGTGCGCTCGACCCCTTCAGCAGGGAAGCCTACGACTACCTCGAAGAACAGTACCGCCGGACCGGCGAGGACGACCTGTTTTCGGCCATCACCGACGAGAACCACCTCCGGGTCAAGAACTACGTCGTGGACATCGGTCGGGGCATCGGCGTCCTCCACTCCGAGGACTCCGGTCCGCCCAAGGAGCGACTCGTCGGGTCGTGGATGCGAGGCATGTTGCAGGAGTTGGATTCGCGCGGTCGGAAGAATCCCCAAGCGTTCAGCTACGACGGCGTGCTGTCCCAAGGCAACGGCCTGCTGACCATCGTGGAGGACGCGGCCCAGCACGCCGACCTGCTCCAGAAGCTCCTGAACGTCCCCGACGAGAAGACGGTCAAGTTGGACAAGGGCATCCAGATGGACATCGACACCCAACTGCTCATCATCTCCAACCCGGACTTGGAGGCCCAACTGAACCAGCACGCCGAGGCCGGGGGCGCAGACCCCCTCAAGGCGCTCAAGCGCCGACTCGACCGGCGGCGGTTCAAGTACCTGACCAACCTGAGTCTGGAGGCCGAACTCATCCGCCGGGAGTTGACCAACGAAACCGACGTCTGGAAGGCCGACAGCTACGACGAACTCGAAAACCTCATCCGGGAACCGCTCTCGGTCAGCGTCCGGAAGGACGAGGAGGGCGCAGGTGTCGGCGAACGCGAGTTGGCCCCCCACGCAATCGAGGCCGCGGCGCTCTACAGCGTCGTGACCCGCCTCGACGGCGAGGACGTGCCCGCCGGTCTCGACTTGGTTGACAAGGCCAAGTTGTTCGACCGGGGCTACCTGCTGGACGGCGACGACCGACTCGACAAGGACGACTTCGAGTTCAGCGACGACCCCGACGACGGCGAGCAGGGCATCCCCGTGACCTATACGAGGGACGTGATTGCGGACCTCCTCAATGACGAGAGCGACCGCCACCACGCCGAGTTCCCGGTCGAGGAGGTCATCATGCCCCGCGACATCCTCAACGCGATGGCCGAGGACCTGACCGGCGCACCGGTGTTCTCGACCGCCGAGCGCACCGAGTACGAGAACCGCCTCGTGCCGGTGAAAAACCACATCTTCCAGCAACAGGAGGAGGACGTGCTGGACGCCATAATGGCCGACAAGCGGGTGGACGAGGAAACGGTCGAGGAGTACATCGAACACGTCTATGCGTGGGCCACCGACGAGCAGGTTGAGAACGACCGGGGCGAGCGCGTCGAACCGGACGCGCTGAAGATGAAGGTGTTCGAGACCGACCACCTCGGGCGGTTCTCGCCGGAGAGCTACGGCCCGGCCCACGAACCCTCGCCTGCGGTCGAGGAGTTCCGGCGAAACAAGGTCATCACGGCGCTCAATCGCCACGCGTGGGAGAACCGAGACGAGGACTTCGCGGTCACGGACATCGACCCCAAGGAGATTCCCATCATCAAGACGGTGTTGGCGAACTACGACTGGGACGACGTGCGTCGGGTCTACGAGGACTTCGACCCCAACCAGTGGGCCGACCCGCCGAGCAATACGGAGACGGCTAAGGTGAAGGCAGAGACGGTTAAAAACATGGTGGAGATGTTCGGCTACACCGAGGCGTCGGCCGAACTGACCAGCCAGCACGTCATGGGGCAGGTGAGTTACAAATGGGACTGA
- a CDS encoding YeaH/YhbH family protein, which translates to MGLREDLERYREVGEAKRQDLADFIQYGDLGQSLPDEINIPIKIVDLPEFAYDQRDKGGIGQGDPDVGDPVGEPQPQPGDGDEEGDPGDESGDHDYYEMDPEEFAEELDDELGLDLEPKGKEVIEEKEGDFTDMTRTGPDSTLDFERMFKEGLKRKLAMDFDPDFLKEVLKIDGWGPDKTFSWARENSINVSKHWLEEAYSQIPDDERTTYDSIEEVEENVMRRSTAQKIKEEGITHVPFRKEDERYRYPEIIEEREKNVVVVNIRDVSGSMREKKRELVERTFTPLDWYLTGKYDNAEFVYIAHDAEAWEVERDEFFGIRSGGGTKISSAYEVADAILDERYPWTDWNRYVFAAGDSENSRNDTSENVIPMMEEIPANLHAYVETQPDGKAINATHAEEVEDYFGESSEVAVSYVNSPEDVTDAIYEILSTEAES; encoded by the coding sequence ATGGGACTGAGAGAGGACTTAGAGCGGTATCGTGAGGTCGGCGAAGCCAAGCGCCAAGACCTCGCCGACTTCATCCAGTACGGCGACCTCGGCCAGAGCCTCCCCGACGAAATCAACATCCCCATCAAAATCGTGGACCTGCCGGAGTTCGCCTACGACCAGCGCGACAAGGGCGGCATCGGGCAGGGCGACCCCGACGTGGGCGACCCGGTGGGCGAGCCACAGCCACAACCCGGCGACGGCGACGAGGAGGGCGACCCCGGCGACGAGTCGGGCGACCACGACTACTACGAGATGGACCCCGAGGAGTTCGCCGAGGAGCTAGACGACGAGTTAGGCCTCGATTTGGAACCGAAGGGCAAGGAGGTCATCGAGGAGAAGGAAGGCGACTTCACCGACATGACCCGGACCGGCCCGGACTCCACCCTCGATTTCGAACGGATGTTCAAGGAGGGCCTGAAGCGAAAGCTGGCGATGGACTTCGACCCCGACTTCCTGAAGGAGGTCCTGAAAATCGACGGGTGGGGGCCGGACAAGACGTTCTCGTGGGCAAGAGAAAACTCTATCAACGTCTCGAAACATTGGCTCGAAGAGGCCTATAGCCAGATTCCGGACGACGAGCGGACCACCTACGACTCCATCGAGGAGGTCGAGGAGAACGTCATGCGTCGGAGTACCGCCCAGAAAATCAAAGAGGAGGGCATCACGCACGTCCCCTTCCGGAAGGAGGACGAACGCTATCGCTACCCCGAAATCATCGAGGAGCGCGAGAAGAACGTCGTGGTCGTCAACATCCGGGACGTGTCCGGGTCGATGCGCGAGAAGAAGCGCGAGTTGGTCGAACGCACGTTCACGCCGCTGGACTGGTACCTGACCGGCAAGTACGACAACGCCGAGTTCGTCTACATCGCCCACGACGCCGAGGCGTGGGAAGTCGAGCGCGACGAGTTCTTCGGGATTCGGTCGGGCGGCGGGACCAAAATCTCGTCGGCCTACGAAGTCGCGGACGCGATTCTGGACGAGCGCTACCCGTGGACCGACTGGAACCGGTACGTCTTCGCCGCCGGCGACAGCGAAAACTCCCGGAACGACACCAGCGAGAACGTCATCCCGATGATGGAGGAGATTCCGGCGAACCTCCACGCCTACGTCGAGACCCAACCCGACGGGAAGGCTATCAACGCGACCCACGCCGAGGAGGTAGAGGACTACTTCGGCGAGTCGTCAGAGGTGGCCGTGAGCTACGTCAACAGCCCCGAGGACGTGACCGACGCCATCTACGAAATCCTCAGTACGGAGGCCGAATCATGA
- a CDS encoding SpoVR family protein, whose amino-acid sequence MRERPRTKQAAEPLQEPADEARNLAHKLGLAPYDVNYWVVDYDEMNELIAYNGFQERYPHWRWGMQYDRQQKQGQYTGGKAFEIVINDDPSHAFLQESNAIADQKAVITHVEAHSDFFAKNRWYRMFADELDAAAMLERHARRIEEYMADSDIDREEVEQWIDSVLCLEDNIDQHEPFKRQYDQRSGDDEEIEDDELAQKLDEMDLSEEVKRQVFDEEWMDEQADAGELEEPEMDVLAFLRDHGKAYDAETEKADEMTEWQTEVLEMLRAESYYFAAQKLTKVMNEGWAAYWESMMMGEEAFAGDDEFLSYADHQARVLNSPGLNPYQLGKELWEYIENTENRREVCRKLLRVEGITWRNFHDTVDFEQVQDLLAPDPRIDSIDPENLDELEALAPEKVDEEALDAAKEGVIDLETYPWKVLTYRGLAERHFSLCKRQNRGFLRSVSQQDLEQFARYIVDDARFSSVEEAIADVDYATGWDKMREVRASNNDVTFLDSYLTQEFVNDNQYFTYEFSQTTGDYRVASTDYEDVKKKLMLQFTNFGKPTIAVYDGNYNNRNELLLGHHYNGVMLDIEQAKRTLERVFDLWGRPVNLKTIVKEVDDRDAEIARRRDREPEPEEVGKLLRYDGEKFTMEDLDWNEVEDIAATEVDYDTKPDDWLA is encoded by the coding sequence ATGAGAGAGCGACCCCGAACCAAGCAGGCGGCGGAACCGCTACAGGAACCGGCCGACGAGGCCCGGAATCTGGCCCACAAACTCGGGTTGGCCCCCTACGACGTGAACTACTGGGTGGTCGATTACGACGAGATGAACGAACTCATCGCCTACAACGGGTTCCAAGAGCGATACCCTCACTGGCGGTGGGGGATGCAGTACGACCGCCAGCAAAAGCAGGGCCAGTACACCGGCGGGAAGGCCTTCGAAATCGTCATCAACGACGACCCCTCCCACGCCTTCTTGCAGGAGTCCAACGCCATCGCCGACCAGAAAGCGGTCATCACCCACGTCGAGGCCCACAGCGACTTCTTCGCCAAGAACCGGTGGTACCGGATGTTCGCCGACGAGTTGGACGCCGCGGCGATGCTCGAACGCCACGCCCGGCGCATCGAGGAGTACATGGCCGACTCTGACATCGACCGCGAGGAGGTCGAACAGTGGATAGACAGCGTGCTGTGTCTCGAAGACAACATCGACCAGCACGAACCGTTCAAGCGCCAGTACGACCAGCGCAGTGGTGACGACGAGGAAATCGAGGACGACGAATTAGCCCAGAAACTGGACGAGATGGACCTCTCAGAGGAGGTCAAGCGCCAAGTCTTCGACGAGGAGTGGATGGACGAGCAGGCCGACGCCGGCGAGTTGGAAGAACCCGAGATGGACGTGCTGGCCTTCCTCCGGGACCACGGCAAGGCCTACGACGCCGAGACCGAGAAGGCCGACGAGATGACCGAGTGGCAGACCGAAGTCTTAGAGATGCTCCGGGCCGAATCGTACTACTTCGCGGCCCAGAAGCTCACGAAGGTCATGAACGAGGGGTGGGCCGCCTACTGGGAGTCGATGATGATGGGCGAGGAGGCCTTCGCCGGGGACGACGAGTTTCTGAGTTACGCCGACCACCAAGCGCGGGTCCTCAACTCGCCCGGTCTCAACCCCTACCAACTCGGTAAAGAGCTGTGGGAGTACATCGAGAACACCGAGAACCGCCGGGAGGTCTGCCGAAAGCTCCTGCGCGTCGAGGGCATCACGTGGCGCAACTTCCACGACACCGTGGATTTCGAGCAGGTGCAGGACCTCCTCGCGCCGGACCCGCGAATCGACAGCATCGACCCGGAGAATCTGGACGAGTTGGAGGCGCTGGCACCCGAGAAGGTGGACGAGGAGGCCCTCGACGCCGCGAAGGAGGGCGTCATCGACCTCGAAACCTACCCGTGGAAGGTCCTGACCTACCGGGGCCTCGCAGAACGACACTTCTCGCTGTGCAAGCGCCAGAACCGCGGGTTCCTCCGGTCGGTCTCTCAGCAGGACTTGGAGCAGTTCGCGCGCTACATCGTTGACGACGCCCGGTTCTCCTCGGTCGAGGAGGCCATCGCGGACGTGGACTACGCCACCGGGTGGGACAAGATGCGCGAGGTCCGGGCGAGCAACAACGACGTGACCTTCCTCGATAGCTATCTCACCCAAGAGTTCGTCAACGACAACCAGTACTTCACCTACGAGTTCAGTCAGACCACGGGCGACTACCGGGTCGCCAGCACCGACTACGAGGACGTCAAGAAGAAGCTGATGCTCCAATTCACCAACTTCGGCAAGCCCACCATCGCGGTGTACGACGGCAACTACAACAACCGCAACGAACTGCTGTTGGGCCACCACTACAACGGCGTGATGCTCGACATCGAGCAAGCCAAGCGGACCCTCGAACGAGTGTTCGACCTCTGGGGTCGCCCGGTGAATCTCAAGACCATCGTGAAGGAGGTGGACGACCGGGACGCCGAAATCGCCAGACGCCGGGACCGCGAACCCGAACCCGAGGAGGTCGGCAAACTCCTGCGCTACGACGGCGAGAAGTTCACGATGGAGGACTTGGACTGGAACGAAGTCGAGGACATCGCGGCGACCGAAGTGGACTACGACACCAAGCCCGACGACTGGCTTGCGTGA
- a CDS encoding archaellin/type IV pilin N-terminal domain-containing protein produces the protein MDLVGRGRYRAQVGIGTLIVFIAMVLVAAIAAGVLINTAGVLQTKSEQTGQESSAQVSNRITVVSAYAEVGFEDLFIPDPNYLEGGEVIDHLVLIVTPSAGSGDIDMRSATITWNGPNRTQHLTWRDPFEGEENPAKIAANTTRFSAVSLTDDDPALLDEKSDRLRVAIDAEAISDGQNDDAYKGDTDPPGGFYPGQEATVRITTSSGAVTIYRLAVPETLAGKEAVSL, from the coding sequence ATGGATTTAGTCGGTCGGGGCCGGTACCGCGCCCAAGTCGGTATCGGGACCCTCATCGTGTTCATTGCGATGGTTCTCGTCGCGGCAATTGCGGCCGGAGTTCTCATCAACACGGCCGGAGTTCTCCAGACAAAATCCGAACAGACCGGGCAAGAGAGTAGTGCGCAGGTGTCAAACCGGATTACTGTGGTGAGCGCCTACGCCGAGGTTGGCTTCGAGGACCTCTTTATTCCCGACCCGAACTATCTGGAGGGCGGCGAGGTCATCGACCACCTCGTCCTTATCGTGACTCCGAGCGCCGGGTCCGGCGACATCGACATGCGCTCGGCGACGATTACGTGGAACGGACCGAACCGGACCCAACACCTCACGTGGCGGGACCCCTTCGAGGGCGAGGAGAACCCCGCGAAGATAGCCGCCAACACGACGCGCTTCTCGGCGGTGAGTCTCACCGACGACGACCCCGCGCTCCTCGACGAAAAGAGTGACCGACTCAGGGTCGCTATCGACGCAGAAGCGATTTCGGACGGGCAGAACGACGACGCCTACAAAGGTGACACCGACCCGCCGGGCGGGTTCTATCCGGGCCAAGAGGCCACGGTTCGTATTACGACGAGTTCGGGTGCAGTCACTATCTATCGACTCGCCGTGCCCGAGACCCTCGCCGGAAAAGAAGCCGTATCGCTCTGA
- a CDS encoding amidohydrolase produces the protein MRAIVNGTVHTVAERGTIHGGTVLFEDGEISAVGHDEVVEVPDEAEVLDAEGAHVTPGLVDAHSHAGMAEWGEPEDGDFNEVSDPVTPQVNALDGFHPRDDELKHAFQGGVTTVSARMGSANVVGGIICSMKTYGKVADRMLIQEDGMKAAFGENPKRFHGDEKDRQPSTRPGVAATLRQALMEAEDYIAERDHKQSEGEPFERDLGMENLARVVEGDLPLRVHAHRADDIATVFRIADEFGIDNLSIEHATEGHVLAEEFVERDVPAVVGPTISSASKYELRNITFETPGILHDAGVKVAIQTDAPVLPQEHLDVCVGLAVREGLPEESALKTVTRNPAEILGIEDRVGTVEEGTDADLVVWDGPMFELDSDATQVFVEGERIYDSERDDVDPRDEYAW, from the coding sequence ATGCGAGCAATCGTCAATGGGACGGTCCACACGGTGGCGGAGCGCGGGACGATACACGGCGGAACGGTACTTTTCGAAGACGGCGAGATTTCTGCGGTCGGTCACGACGAGGTGGTCGAAGTACCGGACGAGGCCGAAGTCCTCGACGCCGAGGGTGCCCACGTCACGCCGGGCCTCGTGGACGCCCATAGCCACGCCGGGATGGCCGAGTGGGGCGAACCCGAGGACGGCGACTTCAACGAGGTTTCCGACCCCGTGACCCCGCAGGTCAACGCCCTCGACGGGTTCCACCCCCGAGACGACGAACTGAAACACGCCTTTCAGGGCGGCGTGACCACCGTCTCGGCCCGGATGGGGAGCGCGAACGTGGTCGGCGGCATCATTTGCTCGATGAAGACATACGGGAAGGTGGCCGACCGAATGCTGATTCAGGAGGACGGCATGAAGGCCGCGTTCGGCGAGAACCCCAAGCGGTTCCACGGCGACGAGAAGGACCGCCAACCTTCGACCCGGCCCGGCGTGGCGGCCACGCTCCGACAGGCCCTGATGGAGGCTGAGGACTACATCGCCGAGCGAGACCACAAGCAGTCGGAGGGCGAACCCTTCGAGCGCGATTTGGGAATGGAGAATCTGGCGCGGGTCGTCGAGGGCGACTTGCCCCTCCGGGTCCACGCCCACCGCGCCGACGACATCGCCACGGTGTTCCGCATCGCCGACGAGTTCGGCATCGACAACCTCTCCATCGAACACGCGACGGAGGGCCACGTGCTGGCCGAGGAGTTCGTGGAACGCGACGTGCCCGCCGTAGTCGGTCCCACGATTTCGTCGGCCAGTAAGTACGAACTCCGCAACATCACCTTCGAGACGCCGGGCATCCTCCACGACGCGGGCGTCAAGGTCGCCATCCAGACCGACGCGCCGGTCCTGCCCCAAGAGCATCTGGACGTGTGCGTCGGACTGGCGGTCCGCGAGGGCCTTCCCGAAGAATCCGCGCTGAAGACCGTCACCCGGAACCCCGCCGAGATTCTGGGCATCGAGGACCGCGTGGGGACCGTAGAGGAGGGCACCGACGCGGACCTCGTGGTCTGGGACGGCCCGATGTTCGAGTTGGACTCGGACGCCACACAGGTCTTCGTGGAAGGCGAGCGAATCTACGACAGCGAGCGCGACGACGTGGACCCGCGAGACGAGTACGCTTGGTAG